From a single Miscanthus floridulus cultivar M001 chromosome 8, ASM1932011v1, whole genome shotgun sequence genomic region:
- the LOC136468680 gene encoding uncharacterized protein — protein sequence MERPWLILRRVLDVGPPGLHADAEEHAVVVQAEADAQAQEEQHAGVEEAEEHDVAAEDAAVEAQAQHDAVAEAEADAQAQEEEHAIQLEESVVNVNTDAVASELAHAAMDAGAPDFTITVARPPWVSSLFAGLHSHPDPARPDMYPYIIATGRFCLLVHFAIAPSYGTNFDQEPEHSHLVVVRHFLRDDDGAEIDACAVPVPDRAFDDFVNVPALSNIESVGLVCYQETGHYQIAELIVTTGAPQAVVVYIRTDTGVWLDNLLDLPLAMDPRRDWVPHGTVTINSTVLWYDLTWGIISCDLAQPPLLQVLNFHRLPPGRVLRAGSLPDLHCRRCIAVSENLVRYVEIILSPHGHGAATVNMWYRDVEDNPWRWEMNYTESFEDIWDHESYAQTELPPNPPMLVGVSPVNSNVVYFSLNQRLFGVNVPEHTVVDCEQYEPLNRPGPDDEPVTSRYLITWNLDADGVTCSKCQCTDRIA from the exons ATGGAGAGGCCTTGGCTGATCCTACGCCGCGTACTCGACGTCGGCCCGCCCGGCTTGCACGCGGACGCGGAGGAGCACGCCGTGGTTGTCCAAGCCGAGGCGGACGCGCAGGCGCAGGAGGAGCAGCACGCCggggtcgaggaagccgaggAGCACGACGTCGCAGCCGAGGACGCGGCGGTGGAAGCGCAGGCGCAGCACGACGCGGTCGCCGAAGCCGAGGCGGACGCGCAGGCGCAGGAGGAGGAGCACGCC ATACAGCTGGAGGAGAGCGTCGTGAACGTGAACACGGACGCAGTGGCGTCGGAGTTGGCGCACGCGGCCATGGACGCGGGCGCACCCGACTTCACCATCACGGTCGCGCGGCCGCCGTGGGTCTCCTCCCTCTTCGCGGGCCTCCATTCCCACCCCGACCCGGCGAGACCCGACATGTACCCCTACATCATCGCCACCGGGCGCTTCTGCCTCCTCGTCCACTTCGCCATCGCGCCCTCCTACGGCACCAACTTCGACCAGGAACCCGAGCACAGCCACCTCGTCGTGGTGCGCCACTTCCTCAGGGACGACGACGGTGCCGAGATCGATGCGTGCGCCGTGCCCGTACCCGACCGCGCCTTCGACGACTTTGTCAACGTGCCCGCCCTAAGCAACATCGAGAGCGTCGGCCTCGTCTGCTACCAAGAAACAGGTCACTACCAGATCGCCGAGCTCATCGTTACCACGGGTGCTCCACAAGCCGTTGTCGTCTACATAAGAACGGACACCGGCGTCTGGCTGGATAACCTCTTGGATCTCCCCTTGGCGATGGACCCCCGCCGGGATTGGGTACCCCACGGCACAGTCACCATCAACAGCACGGTCTTGTGGTACGACCTCACGTGGGGGATCATCAGCTGCGACCTCGCCCAACCGCCCCTGCTGCAGGTGCTGAACTTCCACCGCCTCCCGCCTGGTCGTGTCCTCCGCGCCGGATCCCTGCCGGACCTCCACTGCAGGCGCTGCATCGCTGTAAGCGAGAACTTGGTGCGGTACGTGGAGATCATCCTCAGCCCCCACGGCCACGGAGCGGCGACGGTGAACATGTGGTATCGAGACGTGGAGGACAATCCATGGCGATGGGAAATGAACTATACGGAAAGCTTCGAGGACATCTGGGACCACGAAAGCTACGCCCAGACCGAGCTGCCGCCGAACCCTCCCATGCTCGTGGGCGTCTCCCCGGTGAACTCCAATGTGGTCTACTTCTCCCTGAACCAGCGACTCTTTGGCGTCAATGTGCCTGAGCACACGGTGGTGGACTGTGAGCAATATGAGCCGCTGAACAGGCCAGGGCCGGACGACGAGCCGGTCACAAGTCGCTACCTCATCACTTGGAACCTGGACGCGGATGGAG TTACATGCTCCAAATGTCAATGTACAGATCGAATTGCCTGA